The Pseudomonas fluorescens genome includes a window with the following:
- a CDS encoding sugar ABC transporter permease translates to MNQVKQLFSRYKMLALVIAVALIWLFFSWQTEGGFVTPRNLSNLLRQMSITGILACGMVLVIISGEIDLSVGSLLGLLGGLAAILDVVYHIPLLANLSLVALCGLVIGLGNGYMTAYLRIPSFIVGLGGMLAFRGVLLGVTGGTTIAPVSPELVYVGQGYLPHTVGTGLGILLFALTLFLTWKQRRNRALHGLAAHSLVRDVLRVVVIGAVLAGFVYTLNSYDGIPVPVLLLLILLGVFSYVTSQTVFGRRVYSVGSNMEATRLSGINVQAVKLWIFGIMGVMCALAGVVNTARLAAGSPSAGNMGELDAIAACFIGGTSMRGGSGTVYGALLGALVITSLDNGMSMLDVDSYWQMIVKGSILVLAVWVDVSTRTGRR, encoded by the coding sequence ATGAATCAGGTCAAACAGCTGTTTTCCCGCTACAAAATGCTCGCGCTGGTGATCGCCGTGGCGCTGATCTGGCTGTTTTTCAGCTGGCAGACCGAGGGTGGGTTCGTGACCCCGCGCAACCTCTCCAACCTGCTGCGGCAGATGTCCATCACCGGAATCCTGGCCTGCGGCATGGTGCTGGTGATCATCAGCGGCGAGATCGATTTGTCGGTGGGTTCATTGCTTGGGCTGCTCGGTGGCCTGGCGGCGATTCTCGACGTGGTCTATCACATTCCGCTGCTGGCGAACCTGAGTTTGGTGGCCCTGTGCGGCTTGGTGATTGGCTTGGGCAACGGCTACATGACCGCCTACCTGCGTATCCCGTCGTTCATCGTCGGGCTAGGTGGCATGCTCGCGTTTCGCGGCGTTCTGCTGGGAGTAACCGGCGGCACCACCATTGCCCCGGTGTCACCGGAGCTGGTCTACGTTGGGCAGGGATACTTGCCGCACACGGTCGGGACCGGGCTCGGTATCCTGCTGTTCGCCCTGACGCTGTTCCTGACTTGGAAACAGCGGCGCAACCGTGCCCTCCATGGCCTGGCGGCCCACTCTCTGGTGCGTGACGTATTGCGCGTGGTGGTGATCGGCGCGGTGTTGGCGGGGTTCGTCTATACCCTCAACAGCTACGACGGCATCCCGGTGCCGGTGCTGCTCCTACTGATCCTGCTGGGCGTATTCAGCTACGTCACCAGCCAGACCGTGTTCGGTCGACGCGTCTATTCGGTGGGCAGCAACATGGAAGCCACGCGCCTGTCCGGCATCAACGTACAGGCCGTGAAGCTGTGGATCTTCGGCATCATGGGCGTGATGTGCGCCCTCGCCGGCGTGGTCAACACCGCACGCCTGGCCGCTGGCTCACCTTCGGCGGGCAACATGGGCGAACTCGATGCCATCGCTGCCTGCTTCATCGGCGGCACCTCCATGCGCGGCGGCTCCGGCACGGTCTACGGTGCTCTCCTCGGCGCGCTGGTGATCACCAGCCTGGACAACGGCATGTCCATGCTCGACGTCGACAGTTATTGGCAGATGATCGTCAAGGGCAGCATTCTGGTGTTGGCGGTGTGGGTGGATGTGAGTACGCGCACGGGGCGGCGTTGA
- a CDS encoding LysE family translocator: MAGYGLFLILATLTVLSPGPGVMLTISNALRHGWRGALPGIFGIASGAFIVAGICASSLGLILAASATAFTLLKYIGALYLLYLGIKMWRTQRFVPELTVTSTRPWRRFGEALSIQLLNPKAGFFFLAVFPQFIKPLDHYYSQFFLLVLSYSVLVVLVHSGYALMANGARGWLSSSQGARIVGKLSGITFLGFGVLMASASK, from the coding sequence ATGGCCGGTTACGGACTTTTTCTGATCCTGGCGACCCTGACGGTGCTCAGCCCGGGCCCCGGTGTGATGCTGACGATTTCCAATGCCTTGCGCCATGGCTGGCGCGGTGCACTGCCGGGCATCTTCGGGATCGCGTCGGGCGCGTTTATCGTGGCGGGTATCTGCGCCAGCAGCTTGGGGTTGATCCTGGCCGCCTCGGCGACGGCCTTCACGCTTTTGAAATACATCGGCGCGCTGTACTTGTTGTACCTGGGCATCAAGATGTGGCGCACCCAACGCTTCGTGCCCGAACTCACGGTCACGTCCACGCGCCCGTGGCGGCGATTTGGCGAGGCGCTGTCGATCCAGTTGCTCAACCCCAAGGCCGGTTTTTTCTTCCTCGCCGTGTTCCCTCAGTTCATCAAGCCGTTGGATCACTATTACAGCCAGTTCTTCTTGCTGGTGTTGTCCTATAGCGTGCTTGTCGTACTGGTGCATTCCGGTTATGCGCTCATGGCCAATGGCGCCAGGGGCTGGCTCTCTTCAAGCCAGGGCGCCAGGATCGTCGGCAAGCTGTCGGGCATCACCTTCCTGGGGTTCGGCGTGCTGATGGCGTCTGCCAGCAAGTGA